A single window of Chloroflexota bacterium DNA harbors:
- a CDS encoding penicillin acylase family protein, giving the protein MAIDSRRILHQLGRGEPFDAVRAAAGLSDAEFDAWWNQELESRLAPADGQRSGPVGAAVEIHRDTSGLAHVFAEDETDLFVGYGYAMAQDRLFQMDYLRRRAQGRLAEILGAEAFDYDLLVRTVGLHRIAEEETARLPAETAERYEAFAAGVNAVIEECRDRLPIEFDLLDYRPEPWRPLDSIALLGEFRWYLTGRFPVIAIPEVARRVLGDGPLYRNFMTAEAIDETIMHPGEYPSAGSGTDPLEPQLGGVDDCTGSNNWVIGPSRSASGGGVVASDPHIAFGSPCCWYQVHLVGGRYNVAGSGYAGAPGIIFGRNLRVAWGITNNISSQRDLYQERTDPAHPGAFLYDGNWEPARERVEAISVRGEGVREETIRSSRNGPIVDDILPGFAQGTGPVSLRWAGALPCAWPTALLEWNLAGSCAELEDALRGWVSPTLSMVLADVDGGFGYRATGQVPLRSRVERGYRRGWDPADAWTGMTPFEGMPSVRNPERGWVATANNLPAPSDYPHPLANTSPSGYRARRIREMIESRQAHTREEVAAMQYDPLSLRAVNAVDALTRILDGGDARLQAAAAALRAWDCRMDADSAGAAIFEAFHQQWDEAVASERFSADASALAVGDPAAFVAGGIGALSLRLLGEDAAGWFVSAEARDAAARSAMARALDLLTERLGDDMSAWSWGGLHKVWLPHLLTDCGDLGRLFDRGGEPSSGNGFVVCNTGSSPEFESTGGANYRLIVDVAESPACLWSLDAAGPSGQPGSPHYADQFGDWLAGRYRQVPLERDAVRATIGHTRTLQPEE; this is encoded by the coding sequence ATGGCCATCGACTCGCGCCGGATCCTGCACCAATTGGGCCGCGGCGAGCCGTTTGACGCCGTGCGCGCTGCCGCCGGGCTGAGCGACGCCGAGTTCGACGCTTGGTGGAACCAGGAGCTCGAGAGCCGGCTGGCGCCGGCCGATGGGCAGAGGTCGGGTCCCGTCGGCGCGGCGGTGGAGATTCACCGAGACACGAGCGGCCTGGCGCACGTCTTTGCCGAGGATGAAACCGACCTCTTCGTGGGCTACGGCTACGCGATGGCGCAGGACCGGCTGTTCCAGATGGACTATCTGCGGCGGCGGGCGCAGGGGCGGCTGGCGGAGATTCTCGGCGCCGAGGCGTTCGACTACGACCTGCTCGTGCGCACGGTGGGGCTGCATCGAATCGCCGAGGAAGAAACGGCGCGGCTGCCCGCCGAGACGGCCGAGCGCTATGAGGCCTTCGCGGCGGGCGTGAACGCAGTCATCGAGGAGTGCCGCGACCGGCTGCCCATCGAGTTCGACCTGCTGGACTACCGGCCGGAACCGTGGCGGCCGCTCGACTCCATCGCGCTGCTGGGCGAGTTTCGCTGGTATCTCACGGGGCGGTTTCCGGTCATTGCCATTCCCGAGGTGGCGCGGCGTGTCCTGGGCGACGGTCCGCTGTACCGCAACTTCATGACCGCCGAGGCGATCGACGAGACGATTATGCATCCCGGGGAGTACCCAAGCGCCGGCAGCGGGACAGACCCCTTGGAGCCGCAGTTGGGCGGGGTCGACGACTGCACCGGCAGCAATAACTGGGTGATCGGCCCGAGCCGCAGCGCGTCCGGCGGAGGAGTGGTGGCCAGCGATCCGCACATCGCCTTTGGGTCGCCGTGCTGCTGGTACCAGGTCCACCTTGTTGGCGGGCGCTACAACGTCGCGGGCTCCGGCTATGCCGGGGCGCCGGGGATCATCTTCGGTCGCAACCTCCGCGTTGCCTGGGGCATCACCAACAACATCAGCTCGCAGCGCGACCTCTACCAGGAACGCACCGACCCGGCGCATCCTGGCGCGTTCCTCTACGACGGAAATTGGGAGCCGGCGCGCGAGCGGGTGGAAGCCATCAGCGTGCGCGGCGAGGGCGTGCGCGAGGAAACGATCCGGTCCTCGCGCAACGGCCCGATCGTGGATGACATCCTGCCGGGATTCGCGCAGGGCACGGGGCCGGTGTCGCTGCGCTGGGCCGGGGCGCTGCCCTGCGCCTGGCCGACGGCGTTGCTGGAGTGGAACCTGGCCGGATCCTGCGCCGAGCTCGAGGACGCGCTGCGGGGCTGGGTGTCGCCGACGCTGAGCATGGTGCTCGCGGACGTGGACGGCGGCTTCGGCTACCGGGCGACGGGCCAGGTGCCGCTGCGCTCGCGGGTTGAGCGCGGCTATCGCCGCGGCTGGGACCCCGCCGACGCCTGGACGGGAATGACGCCGTTCGAGGGCATGCCCAGCGTGCGCAATCCCGAGCGCGGTTGGGTGGCAACAGCCAACAACCTGCCGGCGCCGTCGGACTACCCGCATCCGCTGGCCAACACGTCTCCCAGCGGCTACCGGGCACGGCGCATCCGGGAAATGATCGAGTCGCGCCAGGCTCACACCCGCGAGGAAGTGGCCGCGATGCAATATGACCCGCTGTCGCTGCGGGCGGTGAACGCGGTCGACGCGCTGACTCGCATCCTGGACGGCGGCGACGCGCGGCTGCAGGCGGCCGCCGCGGCGCTGCGCGCCTGGGACTGCCGCATGGACGCCGACAGCGCCGGAGCGGCGATTTTCGAGGCCTTTCATCAGCAATGGGACGAAGCGGTGGCCTCGGAACGCTTCTCGGCGGACGCCTCGGCGCTGGCCGTCGGCGATCCGGCGGCCTTCGTGGCGGGAGGCATCGGCGCGTTGTCGCTGCGCCTGCTGGGCGAGGACGCGGCGGGTTGGTTTGTCTCTGCCGAAGCGCGCGACGCGGCGGCGCGGTCGGCGATGGCTCGCGCCTTGGACCTGCTCACCGAGCGGCTCGGCGACGACATGTCTGCCTGGAGCTGGGGCGGGCTGCACAAGGTGTGGCTGCCCCACCTGCTGACGGACTGCGGCGACCTGGGGCGCCTGTTCGATCGCGGCGGCGAGCCCTCGAGCGGCAACGGCTTCGTCGTGTGCAACACGGGGTCGTCGCCGGAATTCGAATCGACTGGCGGCGCCAACTATCGACTGATCGTGGACGTGGCCGAGTCGCCGGCCTGCCTGTGGTCGCTGGACGCGGCGGGACCGTCGGGACAGCCGGGCAGTCCGCACTATGCGGACCAGTTCGGCGACTGGCTGGCGGGCCGCTACCGCCAGGTGCCCTTGGAACGCGACGCCGTGCGCGCAACGATCGGACACACGCGCACGTTGCAGCCAGAGGAGTGA
- a CDS encoding Gfo/Idh/MocA family oxidoreductase has protein sequence MVGAGRMANTAHYPSLAAMPDVEIVGIAELDAERLQTTADTYGVAGRYSDFRELVAREKPDAVYAIMPPQYLHNLVVDLLELGVHVFVEKPPALTTYQTEALAWYADRHDRLTMVGFNRRYSEMLRRCRAAITERGPLHQCLAGFHKFEGKPDGYGYGRGAGSHLTTDIVHSVDTLRWMAGGEVASVAADNRAVDMPFVNNHNALVTFSTGCTAILTASRRSGRRDHYFEMHGQGVSAFADDQWRAEIYRDGAAEGESVDAAEVGGGSEIIHRFGFFAENRHFIDAVKAGRQPDTCFADAVKTMDLVDRIMQSQI, from the coding sequence ATGGTGGGCGCCGGCCGCATGGCCAACACCGCCCACTACCCCTCGCTCGCCGCCATGCCCGACGTGGAAATCGTGGGCATCGCGGAGCTGGACGCCGAGCGCCTGCAAACGACGGCCGACACCTACGGCGTTGCCGGGCGCTATTCGGACTTTCGCGAGCTTGTCGCGCGGGAGAAGCCCGACGCGGTCTACGCGATCATGCCGCCGCAGTATCTGCACAACCTCGTGGTGGACCTGCTGGAGCTAGGCGTCCACGTCTTCGTGGAGAAGCCGCCCGCCCTCACCACCTACCAGACGGAGGCGCTCGCGTGGTACGCCGACCGGCACGATCGGCTGACGATGGTCGGGTTCAACCGGCGCTACAGCGAGATGTTGCGCCGTTGCCGCGCGGCCATCACCGAGCGGGGGCCGCTGCACCAGTGCCTGGCGGGGTTTCATAAGTTCGAGGGCAAGCCGGATGGCTATGGCTACGGTCGCGGCGCCGGTTCGCACCTGACGACCGACATCGTCCACTCGGTGGACACGCTGCGCTGGATGGCGGGCGGCGAGGTCGCATCGGTCGCCGCCGACAACCGCGCCGTGGACATGCCGTTCGTCAACAACCACAACGCCCTCGTCACCTTCAGCACCGGCTGCACGGCCATCCTCACGGCCTCGCGACGATCCGGCCGGCGAGACCACTACTTCGAGATGCACGGGCAAGGCGTCTCGGCCTTCGCGGACGATCAATGGCGCGCTGAGATCTATCGCGACGGCGCCGCCGAGGGCGAATCGGTCGATGCCGCGGAGGTCGGCGGTGGGTCGGAAATCATTCATCGCTTCGGCTTCTTCGCCGAGAACCGGCACTTCATCGACGCCGTCAAGGCCGGCCGTCAGCCCGACACGTGCTTTGCCGACGCGGTCAAGACCATGGACCTCGTCGACCGCATCATGCAGTCACAGATCTAG
- a CDS encoding Fic family protein: MLFHMPPLDEQEADVCARVDELRLALRGQVSEQRRWTGLLRRVASARAIQGSNSIEGLNVSLDDAVAAVGGGEPLDATEEVWAAIQGYREAMSFVLQLADDPHFEYDASLIRSLHYMMMQYDLGLRPGRWRSGPVYVRDERSGDIVYEGPDAIEVPGLMEELVAELREQDPAVPAVIRGAMAHLNLVMIHPFRDGNGRMARGLQTLALAREGMLEPAFVSIEEHLGRNTDAYYAVLAEVGGGAWQPQRDARSWVRFALTAHYRQAQTLSRRAAEAELRWDVLERIVERKRLPERSVFALWDAALGFRVRNATYREFAEVSLVVAGRDLKAMSDAGLLVARGQARGRHYVASNALKTLEASIRRDRRPIPDPFEKDLRQQELLLGSSNRAG; this comes from the coding sequence ATGCTTTTCCACATGCCGCCGCTCGACGAGCAGGAAGCGGACGTTTGCGCCCGCGTGGACGAGCTGCGCCTCGCGCTTCGCGGCCAAGTCTCCGAGCAGCGGCGCTGGACCGGATTGCTGCGGCGGGTGGCGTCGGCGCGGGCCATCCAAGGCTCAAACAGTATCGAGGGGCTGAACGTCTCGCTGGACGACGCCGTGGCGGCCGTGGGCGGCGGGGAGCCATTGGATGCGACTGAGGAAGTGTGGGCAGCGATTCAAGGCTACCGCGAGGCCATGTCGTTCGTCTTGCAGCTTGCGGACGATCCGCACTTCGAGTACGACGCGTCGCTGATCCGAAGCCTGCACTACATGATGATGCAGTACGACCTGGGCCTGCGACCGGGACGTTGGCGATCCGGGCCTGTCTACGTTCGGGACGAACGATCGGGCGACATCGTGTACGAGGGACCGGACGCCATCGAGGTTCCCGGGCTCATGGAGGAACTGGTCGCGGAGCTGCGCGAGCAGGACCCAGCCGTGCCAGCAGTAATCCGCGGTGCAATGGCGCATCTCAACCTGGTCATGATCCACCCATTCCGCGACGGCAATGGGCGAATGGCACGGGGACTCCAGACGCTGGCGCTCGCGCGAGAGGGGATGCTGGAGCCAGCGTTTGTAAGCATTGAGGAGCATCTGGGCCGGAACACAGACGCCTACTACGCGGTGCTGGCCGAGGTTGGCGGCGGCGCCTGGCAACCGCAGCGTGATGCCCGATCCTGGGTCCGATTTGCGCTGACGGCGCACTACCGGCAGGCGCAAACTTTGTCGCGGCGGGCGGCGGAGGCGGAACTTCGTTGGGACGTGCTTGAACGAATAGTAGAGCGTAAGCGATTGCCCGAACGGTCCGTCTTCGCTCTTTGGGACGCTGCGCTGGGATTCCGGGTGCGCAACGCGACCTACCGCGAATTCGCTGAAGTCAGCCTGGTGGTCGCCGGCCGCGATCTGAAGGCGATGAGCGATGCAGGGCTGCTGGTAGCGCGGGGCCAAGCGCGTGGGCGGCACTACGTGGCGTCGAACGCCCTGAAGACGCTGGAGGCGTCGATCCGTCGAGATCGGAGGCCAATTCCCGATCCCTTCGAAAAGGACCTGCGCCAGCAAGAACTGCTGCTGGGAAGTAGCAATCGGGCAGGCTGA
- a CDS encoding nucleotidyl transferase AbiEii/AbiGii toxin family protein, producing MLERDYLLSWLLAGISQTPMLRDTLVFKGGTALRKYYFGDYRFSEDLDFSGLAGVPTGEEMERLVSETCELAVRLLDEHAPVDITCERYTEREPHPGGQEAFNIRARFPWQSRPQTRVMIEVTMDERVVLSAERRQVIHDYGEPLNADVKVYRLEEIVAEKLRALLQQAQMFELRGWSRSRARDYYDLWRVLGAYRNQMDLRDFDALLHKKCAVRGVAFAGPEDFFHEEMLAYVEETWEQWLGPLVPGLPPFETVIDGLRPQIDTLVSSDR from the coding sequence GTGCTTGAACGGGACTACCTGCTGTCCTGGCTGTTGGCTGGAATCAGTCAGACGCCGATGCTCCGGGACACGCTGGTCTTCAAGGGCGGGACGGCTCTCCGGAAGTATTACTTCGGCGACTACCGCTTCTCCGAGGACCTGGACTTCTCGGGGCTGGCGGGCGTTCCCACCGGTGAGGAGATGGAACGCTTGGTGAGTGAAACGTGCGAGCTCGCCGTCAGGTTGCTGGACGAGCATGCCCCTGTGGATATCACCTGCGAGCGCTACACGGAGCGAGAACCGCATCCCGGAGGCCAGGAGGCGTTCAATATTCGAGCCAGGTTCCCGTGGCAGAGCCGCCCACAGACCCGCGTCATGATCGAGGTCACGATGGATGAGCGAGTTGTACTGTCTGCTGAGCGGCGGCAGGTCATCCACGACTACGGCGAGCCACTCAATGCCGATGTGAAGGTGTATCGCCTGGAAGAGATCGTTGCCGAAAAGCTCCGAGCGCTCCTGCAACAGGCGCAAATGTTTGAGCTGAGAGGTTGGAGCCGCTCACGCGCCCGCGACTACTACGACCTCTGGCGCGTGCTCGGCGCCTACAGGAACCAGATGGACCTAAGGGACTTCGACGCACTTTTGCATAAGAAGTGCGCCGTACGGGGCGTTGCATTTGCAGGCCCGGAGGATTTCTTTCATGAAGAAATGCTCGCCTACGTTGAGGAGACTTGGGAGCAGTGGCTCGGCCCGCTCGTGCCTGGACTCCCGCCGTTCGAGACGGTGATTGACGGGCTTCGCCCGCAGATCGATACTCTCGTCTCTTCGGATAGATGA